Sequence from the Scomber scombrus chromosome 1, fScoSco1.1, whole genome shotgun sequence genome:
TGTTGACCTCGTATGAGCCTGCAACCTTCAAAAGTCGAAGCTGAAATCTTTAAAGGTGACCCCTGCACTTTCGCAATcagggtattttttttttttttgtatagtatagtatagttttattttatatcattttatttttatagtattATTTTATATAGCATTATTTTATATAGCTTTATTTTATATAGCATTATTTTATATAGCTTTATTTTATATAgtattattttacagtttcattttctttctttttttccgattgtattattttatatagttttattttctatagTATTATTTGCTatagttttattgtaaatagtatttttttaatatagttttgtttgtacagttttattttatatcgttttattttctatattattattttgtatagatttattttatatcgttttattttctatattattattttgtatagatttattttatatagttttattttgtatagttttattttctatattattattctgtataggtttattttataaagatttattttgtatacttttattttctatagtattattttgtatagttttattttatatagtgTTATTTTATACCTTGAATGTATTTTGCTGTGTTCATgtatatctctttttttattacgTCACGAGTGTCCACCTCTCGCGATACTTGCCGCTTATATAAACCCCTCCGCGACACAGCAAGgcctctttttcttcccttaaCGGTGAAGGTGCAACAGTAATCGGTCGTCCCGAGCCCGGGTTCATCCGACACCCTCACCAACCAAGCTGAGCTCAACCTCTACAGCAGCATCATGCCTCCCAAATTCGACCCCACCGAGGTTAAAGTTGGTATGTTTTCACTATcaagtggttaaaaaaacagaaagcttTGAAGGAGCTTTTTGACAGCTtcagagccaagatggcgacggTCTGTGCCGAAGAGAAGACACGGTAACTAAAGACTGGGCACGAACAGAGGgataaaatgtcttaaatcaTGTTTGAAGGGCTGCAATGTGTTTGCCTCTCGCATGTGaaatttgatgtttgttttatttagtggTGTAATGAGAAATCTGGTGACTGGAGCGTAAACGGTCGATTCCACGTGGTCTAACTCAGCTAGCTGCAAATGTAGCATCATGAGTGCTAACAGATGCTGAGACATGACTctgctttaatgtgttttaaggCAGTTAgctgtccatatgaacagtgaaagaggttggCTTTACTGTAGTCAATCCTCTTCATACTGacatttaaattatgttttaaatgtattttaaagcaagtgatggaggacaatcTCAAGTCATTTAGTactgaaatgcatttaaaagtagactcagcttcagcagtctgaattaGTCATCAAGTAAATCTGTCACATTTAGTCTtgttagcatcaaattccctctacGTTGAAACAGACTTGTATCAGCTCTGAATCAACCAATACGTCTTAATATCCTGGTTCCACACTTTAGGTGCAGGTAAATGTTGTGAATTGGTGCATAAATGCAGAATTTGCACCACATGTTGAGTAATTTGACATCACAAGAAAACTGAAATGTAGTTTATGGCTTTCTTCTTTAAAGGACATAATGAAGAAAGTTGAGCTGTATAATAGACAGAACTACAGCACTGACcttaagtttattttaaatgttcatcaGTTATATGAATTGTTATAACTCTAAAAGTACAAACACCTGTAAACTGTGCTCAAGTCCaggattgtgtttttaaatggtgAAACATAATCTGCAGAAGATGTGATTCCTACAGCACTGCTAAATTATTAGCATTTATGTTAACGTGTCATTTCTCAGCTCTTAAACAAGCGCACTTAACTTCTCAAACAGCGTCCTTTCTGAAATCCTGGCATTGTGCCAAACACAAACATCCTGCAGTTAATAGTTTGATTAGTATTCATACTCAGCCGCCCTCTGGTTTCAGTATTAAAAGTAGTGATCCTGTCGCCTAAAATTAAGAAATTTAATTTTCTGCAGGCCAAGGTTTCTTTAAAAAGACAAGGGGAAAATGGTAGAAAGGTGCAGACGCTGTTCAGCTGATTTAAGTCCATCTCTGCTCTTGTCTCGCAGTGTACATGAGATGCACAGGAGGAGAAGTCGGTGCCACCTCAGCTCTGGCCCCCAAAATTGGACCTCTGGGTCTGGTGAGTATTACAATGCATATATTTCTCTTTGTAAGTCAGAAAAGCCTCCCCGCCATTATGCCAGTCTGCTTTAGTGACTGAGAAATAGTCCAGTGGAGGCTGAGATGAACCCTGCTATATGGAAGCAGGTTTGCCCGAACTCGTGGGCAACTCTGTGCCGAAAAGCTAGGAACAAATCCTGAAgtagttttactgtaaaattTACAATGAGATTTATGGTAATAAATCTGAACAGTAGCTGATTTTAAGCTCAtcactttgtttcttttttcctcatcaGTCTCCCAAGAAAGTTGGTGATGACATTGCCAAGGCCACCGGTGACTGGAAGGGTCTGAGGATCACCGTGAAGCTGACCATCCAGAACAGACAGGCAACGGTACGTACTCACCAAAAACACCTACATGGCTTCATTAACTCCTCACTGCCTGCTGTTGAATATATGAACACCAGGCTTAAAGTCAGGTGAACATTCTGATGGATCAATCTTTTTAAGTCAAGAATGAGAATTAATTTGATGGTCCTAGCTTGTAAAGTTTCCAAATCATGTAGTTGTGGTTTTGTCCTAAGTCATGTAATTCACACGGCATAAACATGAAGCAGAAATGTGTAATTGGAAGCATTTTACCTGTAGTCATTTACAGTGTTAGAGCAACAAAGTGGATAGTAAAAAATAGGAGCATCATCAATTAAAGAGTAAAACAAGCAATATGAATAATGGTAACAGTATTTTGAGAGGAATATTGGTGTAATATGAGTGGTATTGATAGTGCATGCTGAACTGAGAGATTACACCTGAAATAGAGATTTTATAATAGTACTGGCTCATTGCACTAAATACCTGTATAATACAAATTTACTATGAACAGTTGAGCCTCCCcgccataatgacagtctgttgAAGTGACTGAATCATATTCCAGTGGTGGCTCAGATTGACCCGGCAATAGGAAGCAGCTTTGTCCGAACTAGTGGACAATTCTGTGCCAAAAACCCGGAACAAACTTCCCTATCTTGATAGATCTAGACGTCAATTAATTATCCAGAATTAGCTTCAAGATGTGTATAACAAagcttaatttttattttgaatgatATAAAAGTGAAGTGTtctatttaaatataaactaaaagGTCATCATTGTTCAGTATTTATATCTTCTAGTgtctgttattattaataatagtgAATAAGTTTTGGGAAGGTTAAGAACTGAATGATAAAATAActgactacatttcccagaatgcattgcaAACCCTGTCGATGGAGCattcttttaaaacaaattgaCTAAATACCTGTATAATACAAATTTACAATGTGGCTCTGACAGGTTTTCGGCCTTTTTATCGGTCAAAACAAGCAAACTAAGAACATGACTggattatttaaacattttatagactgaatGATGGAGGGAAATAATGAGCAGGTTGCACTATAATTAAAATTGGTTGCAGCCTTAATAACGAGTCTTTGTTCCTTGTTCAGGTCGATGTTGTTCCCTCTGCATCTGCTCTGATCATCAAAGCTCTGAAGGAGCCTCCTCGTGACAGGAAGAAGGTCAAGAACAGTAAGTCACTTTGATGTTCTTTAgaaacaatctttttttctttttttttaaagaaatgagagGAACTGGAATGATtggattttgtttattttcccaGTCAAGCACAGCGGAAGCGTGACATTCGACGAGATTGTTGGCATCGCCCGCCAGATGAGGCATCGCTCCATCGCCAGGGAGCTGTCCGGTAAGAACGACCACCAAGTGTTTAATGAATCTATGAACAGTTGAGCCTCCCcgccataatgacagtctgttgAAGTGACTGAATCATATTCCAGTGGTGGCTCAGATTGACCCGGCAATAGGAAGCAGCTTTGTCCGAACTAGTGGACAATTCTGTGCCAAAAACCCGGAACAAACTCACCTTAAATAGTCTCTCATTACCCCAAATTAACTTTCACCTCATCTGACTTTCACAACACTGactcatctttatttatttgttcttcaGGTACCATCAAGGAGATCCTGGGTACCGCTCAGTCTGTCGGCTGCACCATCGATGGTCGTGGTCCCCACGATGTCATCGATGACATCAACAGCGGCAAAGTCGAGTGCCCAACTGAGTAAATGAtgtgaataaaacattgataaaaAATTAGATCATCTTGTGTGTGCCTccattattttggtttatttaatagaaacaaactgaaaaggACAATCAGCCGAACTGTTAGTTTCATGCTGCTGGTGTTTTAAAAGTAACCTGTGAACATTAAGTGTTTGAAGTTcagcttttttaaaacaatcgCAATTGAAACTCACAAGCTTATTGCTTTGTTTAGTATTTGACTAATCAGCTGACATGTAAGTATTAATACGGGTGTTAATAACATGAGAATTGGCTTTATGCATGTAAGATACAATACTTTGTGGCATTCACATCCCAGCAgcatatgtgaaaaatgtgtgtatataagtgcATTAGACAAAATATAGAAGTTTAGTGAATTACTATCAATGTAAAATCAGAATTCCTCAATGCTGATTCTTTTAAACTTAAACTGCAGTTCTTTTTGCTATAAATTGTTCATTTTACTTGTGTATTCATATTAAAGGTAGCTAATAATTAGTGGAATATGAATATTTACTCAACTGTTGTACTTTGGGTTAACATTTTAAGCATGTCCAATTTGTgtggagctgcaacaattaaatGGAAAACTCATTATTTTCAACTAAACAGGCCAAATATCCAGTTTTTGCTTctcaaatctgtttttctaagtaacagtaaattaaaaagcTTGAGGTTTTTGACACTGGTGGTGGAATAGAAATTGATTGAAAGATCTCACTGTAAACTGACAGTTTTTCACAATTTTGCAGACAAATCAACCAGTGGAGTAACCGACAATAGTCAAGGATTAGTACAACAGGGTTTGTGTTGACGTTTTATTCAGATTAAGGAGGAAAACTACCCCAAAAAACCTGCAACACAAGGACAGTACTAATTTATTTGCTAAAGAGTCCTACATAGTGTTGCTGTTAgtcatcaggtaagtgtttaatAATTATCACATTAATCATGGCTTATTtgtgacacatacacacttgagTTTAATGCAGCCatgattaatagattaattaCACCTGctagaagtaaaaaaaaaaattcttaaatTCAAGCTTCACTTCACACATTACCTTCCATTAAGTCTCCTGATCTCATGATGACAGCTGCTTAATCAGATAGTGAATCATCTCAATTACATGTTTGCAATTTGTTGGCTGCtactgacttttaaaaaaatgtgatgtttactCTATGAAtggtcagaaaatagtgaaaaatgttataatttccTGCAGCCAAAGATGAATTAATGTCTAGTTTTGTACAGCCAACAGCACCAAAGCTCTAAACTACTATAATGATAGATCTAGACTTCAATTAATTATACAGAATTAGCTTCAAGATGTGTATAACAAAGCTTACATTTTTATctggaattaaataaaaatgaagtcttctatttaaatataataaactaaaaAGGTCATCATTGTTCAGTATGTATATCTTCTAGCgtctgttattattaataatagtgAATAAGGTTTGGGAATGTTAAGAACTGAATGATAAAATAActgactacatttcccagaatgcattgcaAACCCTGTCGATGGAGcgttcagtgttttttttgtgtgtagtcAGCAGTCACGACTCAacaatttttgctttttttgtacaaaatatTTATTGGAAAAATCTCAGCCAGTCATTTACAACTctacaaaatgtataaatggtTCAAAAACTCAGCATAAAGTAACAAAAAGGATCGactatctttatttttttcttcttttaaaactttttttttttttcacacagtaGTTAATCATCACAGCttttagaaacatttataaTTACTTTTTCTGATCTCATTTgattaaatgcagtttttatttcaacacattatttctcacattttgctagtttttaaaagtcaaaactAGGGCCaaattttttaatcaaatatttccCGAGTTAAATCAAAAGTATTGCTAGTTTTAGACAGTACTGCTTTTGTAGAAAAAGACGTTCATATTTCTCAAAGTCCGAgattgtgttttaaaaggttGCGATATCGTGATGGTAAAttgtgaatatttgattttaaacaaaCTGCTGGTGTTCTCCGAAGAATCGATCTTTAGGAGCTGATTTTACCGACAGCGTGTTTTTTGTTCGTTGAGGACAGATGAGAGCCAGAATGAGtcaatgtacacacacaatatgttttttttttactgtcaataAAATCCAGTTACCGTGgaaacaaaacagcatttgtATCAAAAGCTGACGCAGATCtataaaattatgaaaaatacaaaatggactacgacaaaaaaaaaaatcgggaCGTATTTTAAAGTTGTGGTTTCGTTGTGCTTTTTGATTGAACTCTCGGGTTTTAGTCGGACGTCTGATTGGAAGACTAGACTCTACTTAACGTCACATCACGCAATGTAACGTAACATAATGTAACGCAACATAACGTAACGCAGCATAACGTAACGCAGCATAACGTAATGTCACATCACGTAATCTAACATCACGTAACGCAACATAACGTACCGTCACATCACGCAAAGTAACGTAACATCACGCAACGTAATGTAACGTCACATCACGTAACTTAATGTAACGTAACATCCTCTCCGATGAACACGTTGGCTCTGTTAACGTTTCTCGTCCAGACAGCGATAACCTCAGAGAGGTGAACATCATCagttctccacctcctcctcctccgcttcGTTCTCCGCTTCGGGTTCCTCCTCCAtgcgctcctcctcctcctcttcctcctccctgctcttGTCGTTCTCGGAGTcgttcttcttctctttgtctttgcGCTTCTGCTCCgacacttccttctttcccttctggCCCTTCTTGTACACTGTTGAACACAAAAATGCCCACAAAGCATCGTTAGAAACTTAATAAGAGTCgttaaatttcacatttttaatctgttttttaatcatttgctCCTTCAGTCGTAGCTCAGCAACCATAACAAGAAGATCATGATATAATGATATTTTTGCCTTACCCACCCCTAGGAGGAATACtaacaaaaaaaggggaaatttgTGCTAAAAAAAGAGTTTAGAAGAAAACTACTTTATTTTACTAAGGAGGAtaaatgttgtcatttttgcagactgtggattttgtcctccatcacttctattgaaagcacatttaaaggagatattttaatagtcagtatgaacaggaggaatgattacagcagggAAAAACTCTCACTGCTCATACAGGTGTCTCATTATTGTTTTAGGACTTTAAAAAGAGTCACTGACCCTCCAAAGCTTCTCTCAGAGGCTCCATGAATCGTTCAAACTCCATTTCCTCCATCGCAGCCAAGACGTCTCCGGCGTACAGagtttttctctttgctttcaTCGCAAAGTTGTTCGCACTGAAAcgacacacaaagagaaaaaaacatattattctAAAATGGAAAGTCTCACAAATCATATTCAGTGGTCCAGTTTGATAATGACTGATGGAAACGCATTAAACAccattttatgttaattttgtgAATCAGTCCTCTAGGTTCAGACTctctaaatgtcttttttattattattttattataaattattctTACCAGGACGTTGCATACAGCACAAACACGCTGGCAGCTTGGGAAATGGCCCTTCTTGCTTCTTTTGACACGTTCACCCCATCTGGGAGCTGTTGGAAACAAGCGGTGCGGAGGAGTTAGCTCAAAGCTACGTTCACACATCAGACAACACACAAGCAGGCTgagagatatttatttattttactcaagGACGAGAACTAAAACAACAGGGAGCAATAATTAAgttacaaaaaatgaataaataacatcaaGCTGCCTacgtctgtttttctctctattaaatgtattttgtaactTGTATTTtcagtaatttatttatttattaagtattttataattcagtttctgtttaattcttgtttttgtgttctgTTTTATGTATCCTGGGAGGTTTTTAATCTCAATGAGGCTCCTCTGGTTAAAAAAAGTGGGTCTTACCATATATGCAACATTTGCTCTTAaaagttttcctctctgtaatcattcctcctgttcatactgaccattaaaataTCTTCTTCAAATCCACATTCAgtgtaaaaaatgcatttaaaagtagatgatcagcttctattgagcttcatcagtgtgagttagtcatatcaagtgatatctgacacatttacagtctttttagcatcaaattccctcttagtgtttccctgttgagctgtggtggaagtatagtaactaaaagactttggcactaaaaacactgtaacgttgaaacatagaagatgaagatttgactcatttggacgactgaagcttcatattagcttcagatcaacttttaaatacatgtttacacaaaAGGAGGACtatggatttagtcctccatcacttccattgtaagagtattatgaagggattttctaatggtcagtatgaacaggaggaatgattacagcaagaaaaacagctttaaggTTCATTTGACTTTTggtttaaaggtgcagtctgtataATTTAACGGCTAGTGGAACAaactatattataatattaataaataagaattgttgtgttttcgttacctttgattgagccctttatatctacagagggagtTGGTACTCTTTCATACATGCCTGCCAAGTTGCATCACTATGTTTCTACTAGGGCTGAGTAATaaatcgatatcgtgatattttatagatattgtcttagatttttAATATGGTGctatggaataagtgtcttttcctgcttgtaaaggctgcattacattataaatgttttttttttttaaagcttaacAGGCTGTTCTATTATCtccctttatccacttagtcctTATaaccacattactgatgattactTATGTAAAAAATCGCATATATCTTatgaaagcaccgatagtcagccctacaatattacaatataaaaacacacttggAAGATGAGGATGACGGGAGGGAGGTGTTCACCgactcaccactagatgccactaaatcctacaaactggtcctttaagaaaTGGTGAACTCCTTTAACCTCTGGGGAATGTATTTATCCTTAAAATGTCCCCTCACGTTTTATTATAAAAGGATTAAATGATCATTACTGAAAATAATATTGGATTATAGAAGTATTTTATAATTCAGTTTCTGTTTAATTGCTATTTTTGTTATTCTTTCTTATGTGTcctaaaaaaaagactgatgctgtccttactGTGTAAATACCAGGATGAat
This genomic interval carries:
- the pole3 gene encoding DNA polymerase epsilon subunit 3, encoding MAERPEDLNLPNAVITRIIKEALPDGVNVSKEARRAISQAASVFVLYATSCANNFAMKAKRKTLYAGDVLAAMEEMEFERFMEPLREALEVYKKGQKGKKEVSEQKRKDKEKKNDSENDKSREEEEEEEERMEEEPEAENEAEEEEVEN
- the rpl12 gene encoding 60S ribosomal protein L12; translation: MPPKFDPTEVKVVYMRCTGGEVGATSALAPKIGPLGLSPKKVGDDIAKATGDWKGLRITVKLTIQNRQATVDVVPSASALIIKALKEPPRDRKKVKNIKHSGSVTFDEIVGIARQMRHRSIARELSGTIKEILGTAQSVGCTIDGRGPHDVIDDINSGKVECPTE